Proteins found in one Paenibacillus dendritiformis genomic segment:
- a CDS encoding glycoside hydrolase, with product MINLSRQIQQADTPAPKRAWTICAIHHSHTDIGYTDRQEKIEQYHVDFIRQALRIIAQAKDGSRPEYDGFRWTCETFWAVERFLESAAPEEREQFAEAVLSGHIELSGTYLNMTELPDYSLLRHIHGKAPSYAASIGHAVDSAMTADINGYGWGYARSLLENGIKHLFSCVHTHHGMFPLGRKQTPFWWEASSGERLLVWNGEHYMFGNELGLCPGALGKYIIRDEFDHRLIDENHDDIARIRLHRYVCKLEEEGYPFDFVPVMLSGLGTDNGAPNGRIMEFIRQWNEQYGESIRIEMTSLYDFFARLKREDMSQLPVHRGDWPDWWSDGVASTAMHTQIFRDAQRVLRQAERLDPDKSVLTEADRDAALQPLVMYAEHTWGYHSSIAEPWHPNVQLLEVRKLAYAAEASRCAYQALDKVLSAQGAATLFPERPLRYRIVNPAPVASIQLVTLPLDGWEPALLANGFDVICEATEQKLAWQQPHPQAIVVEIALEAEEACLLRIQPRTEKNTAAGVMTSSTRLIGSDRVYDMEDMCPDAPGHGPISMTEHGVESPFCRIEWQEDRGIVSWRNRLTGQELLNPDSPYGAFTPIYEVTPAEDPTSPHQVWSVRSRMGRNRKGMGVRRSAGRLVQVRALENGPLYATLELQYKTDGMSYYSLFLKVYATLNRVDVSVRLHKDSVWQPENVYVALPFTNGDSSADTLYADKAGELIRPWTDQLPGTCLDYTCVQHGLAWVNESTGALLLAMPDTPLVQLGPLEYGRRLVHTQQPAGAKPQTYSWLMTNYWETNFKATLGGFYEFRYLVAAGDSISAADIGYELQALNDGLIVSCMKQST from the coding sequence ATGATAAATTTGAGCCGACAGATTCAACAGGCAGACACGCCGGCGCCGAAGCGGGCATGGACCATCTGCGCCATCCATCATTCGCATACCGATATCGGGTATACGGACCGACAAGAGAAAATTGAACAGTATCACGTCGATTTTATCCGCCAGGCGCTTCGCATCATTGCCCAGGCCAAGGATGGCAGCCGCCCGGAATATGACGGCTTCCGCTGGACATGCGAGACGTTCTGGGCCGTTGAGCGGTTCCTGGAGAGCGCCGCGCCGGAAGAGCGGGAGCAGTTCGCGGAAGCGGTCCTCAGCGGCCATATCGAGCTCTCCGGCACCTACTTGAATATGACGGAGCTGCCCGACTATTCGCTGCTGCGCCATATTCATGGCAAAGCCCCTTCCTATGCGGCTTCCATCGGCCATGCCGTTGACTCTGCCATGACCGCGGATATTAACGGCTACGGCTGGGGCTACGCCCGAAGCCTGCTTGAGAACGGCATCAAGCATCTGTTCAGCTGCGTCCATACCCACCACGGCATGTTCCCGCTGGGCCGCAAGCAGACGCCCTTCTGGTGGGAAGCTTCCTCGGGGGAACGGCTGCTCGTCTGGAACGGGGAGCACTATATGTTCGGCAATGAGCTCGGCCTGTGCCCGGGCGCGCTCGGCAAATATATCATCCGGGACGAATTCGATCACCGGCTCATTGACGAGAATCATGACGATATCGCCCGCATCCGTCTCCATCGTTATGTATGCAAGCTGGAAGAGGAGGGCTATCCGTTCGACTTCGTCCCGGTCATGCTGTCCGGTCTTGGCACGGACAACGGAGCGCCGAACGGACGAATCATGGAGTTCATCCGTCAATGGAACGAACAATACGGGGAATCGATCCGGATCGAGATGACCAGCTTGTACGACTTCTTCGCCCGCCTCAAACGCGAGGATATGAGCCAGCTGCCCGTCCATCGCGGGGATTGGCCTGACTGGTGGTCGGACGGCGTCGCATCCACCGCCATGCATACGCAAATTTTCCGGGATGCCCAGCGCGTGCTGCGACAAGCGGAGCGGCTTGATCCGGACAAGAGCGTGCTCACGGAAGCGGACAGGGACGCAGCCCTGCAGCCTTTGGTGATGTATGCGGAGCATACGTGGGGGTATCACTCCTCCATAGCCGAGCCATGGCATCCGAACGTGCAGTTGCTGGAGGTACGGAAGCTGGCTTATGCCGCGGAGGCAAGCCGCTGCGCTTATCAAGCTCTGGATAAAGTGCTCAGCGCCCAGGGTGCGGCCACGCTCTTCCCGGAACGGCCGCTTCGCTACCGCATCGTCAACCCGGCGCCCGTCGCATCGATCCAGCTGGTGACCTTGCCGCTTGACGGATGGGAGCCCGCCCTGCTTGCCAACGGATTCGATGTCATCTGTGAAGCGACCGAACAGAAGCTGGCTTGGCAGCAGCCGCATCCGCAGGCCATCGTCGTGGAGATCGCATTGGAAGCCGAAGAGGCTTGCCTTCTTCGTATCCAACCCCGGACGGAAAAGAATACGGCTGCCGGAGTCATGACGTCCAGCACCCGGTTGATCGGGAGCGACCGCGTGTATGATATGGAAGACATGTGCCCGGACGCGCCTGGGCATGGTCCGATTTCGATGACGGAGCATGGCGTTGAATCGCCATTTTGCCGCATCGAATGGCAGGAGGATCGGGGCATCGTGTCGTGGCGCAATCGGTTGACCGGACAAGAGCTGCTGAATCCTGATTCTCCGTACGGAGCATTCACGCCCATTTACGAGGTGACTCCCGCGGAAGATCCGACGAGTCCCCATCAAGTATGGTCGGTGCGCAGCCGGATGGGCCGCAACCGCAAAGGGATGGGCGTCCGGCGCTCCGCTGGCCGCCTCGTCCAGGTCAGAGCGTTGGAGAACGGACCGCTGTACGCCACTCTGGAGCTGCAGTACAAGACGGACGGCATGAGCTATTACAGCCTCTTTCTCAAGGTCTATGCCACGTTGAACCGGGTCGATGTCTCCGTCCGGCTTCATAAAGACAGCGTCTGGCAGCCGGAGAACGTCTATGTCGCCCTGCCGTTCACGAATGGCGATTCGTCCGCAGATACCCTGTATGCCGACAAGGCGGGCGAGCTGATTCGACCGTGGACAGATCAGCTGCCGGGAACGTGCCTGGACTATACTTGCGTTCAGCACGGGCTCGCCTGGGTCAACGAGTCGACCGGCGCTCTCCTGCTGGCCATGCCGGATACGCCGCTGGTACAGCTGGGTCCGCTCGAGTATGGACGGCGCCTTGTTCATACCCAGCAGCCAGCGGGCGCGAAGCCGCAGACGTACTCCTGGCTGATGACGAACTACTGGGAGACGAACTTCAAGGCAACGCTCGGCGGATTCTATGAGTTCCGCTACCTGGTGGCAGCCGGCGATTCGATCAGCGCAGCAGACATTGGATATGAGCTCCAGGCGCTCAATGACGGACTCATTGTCTCCTGCATGAAGCAATCGACATAG